Below is a genomic region from Candidatus Binatia bacterium.
CGTCGTCGCCTCGATCGTCGGCTCGCGTCCCGTGCTGATCGAAGTACAGGCGCTCGTGGGCGAGACGAGCTACGGCATGCCCCGCAGGCTCGCCAACAATTTGGACCAGCAACGCCTGGCGATGATCCTCGCGGTACTGGAGCGCCGCGCCGGATTCTCGCTCGGCTCGCACGACGTGTACGCGTCGGTGGCGGGCGGATTGCGCGTTAGCGAACCCGCCGCGGACCTCGGCATCGCCCTCGCGATCGCGTCGTCTTTCCGCAATGTCGCGATAGCGCCGGCGACCGCCGTATTCGGGGAGCTCGGCCTGTCGGGCGAGGTGCGCGGCGTCAGCGGCGGCGAGCGCCGCACGGGGGAGGCGCGCAAACATGGCTACAGCCACGTCATCTCGCCCGAAAACACGCACGACCTCGCGGAGGCGGTCGCACGGGCGCTGGGATGAAGGCGGCGCCGCTGTTCGAGATCGTCCCGAACCTCTCGGAGGGACGCGACGCGGCGACCATCGACGCCGCCGCTGCCGCAGTTTCGCGGACCGGGGCGCGTTTAATCGACCGCAGCAGCGACGCGATGCACCACCGCAGCGTCTTGACCATCGTCGGGAGCGCGGAGCAAGTCCTCGACGCCGCCGTGGCACTGGCGGGCATCGCGCTCGACCGCATCGATCTGCGCGCCCACCGCGGCGCGCATCCGCGCACCGGCGCGCTTGACGTTTTGCCGTTCGTGCCGCTGGCGGGGGCCGGGCTGCCCGAGGCGGCCGCGCTTGCTCACCGCGCGGGCGCCGAGATCTGGCGGCGGTACCGCATTCCTTCTTTCTACTACGGAGCGGCCGCGCTGCGCGGCGAGCGCACGCTCCTGCCTGACATTCGGCGCAACGCCGATTGGCTGCCTGACGAGGGTGACGTGACGCGCCATTACAGCGCCGGCGCCATCGTAATCGGCGCCCGAGAGCTTTTGATCGCTTTCAACGTTGAGTTGAAGAGCGATGACCTCGGGGCGGCCGTGCAGATCGCTCGCACCGTACGCGGACGCGACGGCGGCTTGCGCTCGCTTCGCGCGCTTGCCTTCCCGCGCGGGGAAGGGCGTGTGCAGGTCTCGCTCAACGTAACGGATTATGCTGCAACGCCGCTCTACCGCGTCGTCGAGTTGATCCGCGGATTGGCGGCCGAACGCGGCATCGAGGTGCTCGGCTGTGAGCTCGTCGGCTGCCTTCCGTGGGGGGCGGTCGAGGCCACAGCCGCATACTATTTGGGAGTTTCGAACCTGTGATATTGAGGACGACGCCGCTGATCGCGCTTTTGCTCGCGGTTGCGCTGCCGCAGGCTGCCGCGGCACAGAACGGCCCGGGCGACACCGGTGTCTTTACCACGACGCTCCACAACGGCCTGCGAGTCGTGGTCGTCGAGGATCGCGCGGCGCCGGTCGTCCAGACGGGCGTGTGGTACGGCTTCGGGTCGCTGCACGAGACGCCAGGAAAGACCGGCCTCGCGCACGCGCTCGAGCACATGCTGTTCCGCGGGACGCCGGAAATTTCGTCGGGCGGACTCGACGACGTCGTGGCGCGGCTCGGTGCGCAGATGAACGGTGAGACGAACTACGACTACACGCAGTTTTACTTCATGATGCCGGCCGACAAGATCGACGTCGCGCTGTACATCGATGCCGACCGCATGCAGCACGCGGCGCTGCGCGCCTCGGATTGGGCCATCGAACGCAACGCAGTGCTCAACGAGATCGATGGGGACGCCAGCTCGCCGTTCTTCAACCTGCTCGCGCGCGTGCGCGAGGCGGCCTTCCCGGGGCAGCCCAGCGGACGAACGCCGCTCGGGAATCGCGAAGACGTCGCGCGCGCGACCGTCGCCGACATCGCTCGCTACTATCAGGAGTGGTACGCTCCGAACAACGCGACGCTCGTCATCGCCGGCGACGTCAATCACGTCACCGCCTTCGCGAAGGCGCAGCGCTACTTTGGGGCGATCCCAGCGAAGCGGCTGCCGGCGTGGTCCAAGGCAAACCCGGTGGCGGCGCGTGGTCAGACCGTCGAGGCGCAGTTCCCGTTCCCCTTCGAGATCCTGGATCTCGCGTATTCGATTCCCGGGGACGTGCAGCGCGGCGAGCCCGCGGTCAGCACGCTCGCGACGCTCATCGAGAATCAGCGCTCGCCGTTTTATCGGGCGCTGGTCGAGGGCAACGTCGCGCTCGTTATCGAGGCAAACGCGGACACGCAGCTGCGCGGCGGCTTGCTTCACGTGTTCGTGGTCCTCAATCCGGGACACAGCGGCGCCGAGGCGCAATCGGTGTTCCAGTCGACGCTGAATTCCGTGTTGCAGAACGGCTTCGATCCGGATCTGGTCGTCGCCGCAAAACGGTTAACGCTCGCCGAACGCCTCTTCTCGGCGAACTCGATCGGCGGCATCGGCGATCTCGCGGGCTACACCTACGGCATCGTCGGCGAGAAGATCGCCGACGAGGACTCGCGGCTCGCGGCCCTGACCGGCAGCGACCTCCTGGCGGCGACGCGCACGTATCTCAGCCGCCCGACGGTCGTAGGACATCTCACTCCGAACGAGAGCCCGCCGCACGGCAACTCGGAGAAGAGCAACGCGGCGGCCAGCGACGATTTTTCCAAGCGTGTGCCGAACGGCCCCATCGTCCAGCAGGCATGGATCGCCAAGGCCGTGCGCACACCGACGACCGCGCGCAGCGTACTGCAGCCAACTGCATTCACCCTTTCAAACGGGTTGCACGTGATCGTTCAAACGAAGGCCGATCGGCCGACGTTCGTGCTGCGCGGCGAAATCGCCTCATCGCCGGCGTTCGAGCTTCCCGGGAAACAGGGGATCATCCGTCTTGCCTCGTCGGTCGCCGACTACGGCAGCGCGAACTACCCGTTCGCGCTGCGCCGAAAGGCAACGGACGAGATGGGCGCCTTGGTCGAAACCGGCCGAGAATTTTCGGCACAGGGGGAGATGCGCGACTTCGAGCAGATCGTGACGATCGTCGCGGACGGTGAGGAGCATCCGACCTTCGCCGACCCGTGGCTCGGGATCGAGCGATCGCAGCTCGCCAACAGCCTGCAATCCGAAGCACAAATCTCCGGTGTGCTGATCGATCGCGCGTACGACCGGCTTCTGCTCGCCAGCGACGATCCGTCGCTGCGCCAACCGACGGCGCCGACCGTCGCCGGGATCACGCGCGACGATCTGCTCGCATACACGAAGGCGTACTGGCGGCCGGATCTCACCACGATCGCCGTCGTAGGAAACGTGACGCCGCAGCGCGTGCGTAGCATCCTCGAATCGGCTTTCGGATCGTGGCAGGCCGAAGGCCCGCGGCCGAACCCGCACCTGATGGCGCTGCCGCCGGCGTCCACGGGGCACGACTACATCGGCACCGCGGCCAACCAAGTTTACATTCGCCTCGGTCAGCCGGCCATCTCGCGTTCGAATCGCGATTACGACACGTTCCTCGTGCTCAATCAAATTCTCGGTGGCGCCGGCGCGTTCGAGTCGCGGCTGTGGCAAGAGCTGCGCCAGAAGCGCGGTCTCGTCTACGGCGTCAGCAGCGAGCTCGATGCCGATGCGGATCGCGGCGACTTTCGCGTCGAGCTCAACGCCTCACCGGACCGCGTGGTCGCGGCCGTCGCGCTCGTGCGCCGCGAGCTCGAGCGCCTGCAAAACGAGCCGGTATCGGAGACCGAGCTCCGGGAAGCCAAGGCGCGGCTCGTCGGCAACGCGCTGCTGGATGAGGCTTCGTCGAACGGTCAGGCCAAGCAGCTGATCGATATCGCGGTTAACGACCTTCCGTTGGACTATTACCGCACGCTCAACGAACGCTTCTCGCAAATCACGGCGGCGGATGTACAGCGCATCGCGCGAGCGTATCTGCGACCGGACCGCCTGGTCGAAGTCTACGCCGGCCCTTCTGGGCCTTGGGCCTACCACACGATATGATCGTAACGATCGATCCCACCACGGGCGACGTGATCGAGCGTATCCCGCCGATGGATGCGGTGCAAATCGACGCGCGGCTCGGCGCGGCCGCGCGCGCCGCACGAGCGTGGGCCACCGAACCGTTCGAAAATCGCGCCGCGCTCCTGCGCGACGTCGCGCGGCGTCTGCGCGACGAGAGCGAATCGCTGGCGGTCACCGCGGTGCACGAGATGGGCAAGCCGATCGTGCAGGCGCGAGCCGAAGTCGAGAAGTGCGCGTGGGCGTGCGACTATTTTTCCGAACACGGGGCCGACATGCTCGCGCCGCAGAACGCGCCTTCGAACGCCGCTCGCAGCTACGTCGCGTTTCGTCCGCTCGGTGTGCTGCTCGCGATCATGCCGTGGAACTTTCCCTACTGGCAGGTTTTTCGCGCGGCGGCGCCCGCGCTGATGGCCGGGAACACGCTGCTGCTCAAGCATGCGGCCAACACGACACGCTGCGCGCTCGAGATCGAACGCGTGTTTCGCGACGCCGCCGCGCCCGAGGGCGTGTTCGGCGTGTTGCTCGCGCGCGGCGAAGAGATCGACAAGCTGGTCGCCGATCCGCGCATCGCCGCGGTGACGCTGACCGGCAGCGAACGCGCGGGCGTAGCCGTCGCCAGCGCGGCCGGCGAGGCACTCAAGAAGTGCGTGCTCGAGCTGGGCGGCTCGGATCCCTTCGTCGTCTTCTCCGACGCGGACCTCGACGCGGCCGCGACCGCGGCGGTCAAGGCGCGCTTTCAGAACAACGGCGAGAGCTGCATCGCCGCCAAACGCTTCATCGTTGAGGCACCCGTTTACGACCAATTCCTGAAGCGCTTCGTCGAGCGCGCCGCCGCCCAGGTCGTCGGTAATCCGATGGAGGAGCGGGTGCAGATCGGGCCGTGCGCGCGTGCCGATTTGCGCGAAACCGTGCATGAGCAGGCGTCGGAGTCCGTCGCACAAGGCGCGCGTTGCGCCCTCGGGGGTAAGCCGCGCGGCGGGCGGGGCTTCTTCTACGAACCGACCATCGTGGCGGACGTCGTTGCCGGCATGCGCATGTTCGACGAGGAGGTGTTCGGACCAGCGGCGGCCGTTGTCCGCGCGCACGATCGCGACGACGCGCTCGCGCTCGCCAACCGTTCGTCGTTCGGACTCGGCTCGAGCGTGTGGACGAGCGACGTCGCGGCAGCCGAAAATTTCGGCGCACGCATCGAGGCGGGCGCGGTCTTCATCAACGGCATGGTCGCGAGCGACCCGCGCCTACCGTTCGGCGGCGTCAAGAAGAGCGGCTACGGCCGCGAGCTCTCCGCCTTCGGCATCCACGAGTTCGTCAACATCCAAACCGTCTGGATCGGCGGCCTCTAGCCTACGGTCCGACGGCCGCGTCGATTCCCGATCCCTGCGTTGCGAAGACGTTCGTCGGGGCCGACGCGCCCGGCGCGAACTCGAACATCTGGCTCGTGTCGTAGTTGGGCCAGTAGATCGTGCCGTTCGACCGAACGATCATCTGCGTGTAGAACCCGTCGACGTTGGCGTTGATGACGCGCTTCGGGCTTTTGCTTCCGGGCGCGAAGACCGCGATCTCGCCCGCATGACCGCCCGCGTAAATATCCCCCTCCTTGTCGGCGCCGAGCGCACTGCCGCGTTGCGATCGGTGGCGACGCCCACGGATCGCGTACGATCGGCTCTACGCCGCGATCGTCGTCGTCACGGGGCGTCGTTTTCTTCTATGTCTGGAGGGCGCTGCGCTCCCCCCTCGACTCCGCCGCTTCGCGGCTTCGCTCAGGATAACAACTGGAGGGAAGCGCAATAGTCCGCGATGCGGAGGATGCCGGCGCGAACGCAGTCCGCGGGCTCGACCCAGCTCAGGCGCAACCAGCCTTCCAGCGATTGGCCGAAGGCGATGCCGGGGATCGCGACGACATCGTGGCGTTCGATCAGTTCCTCCGCAACGCGATGCGATCGCGTTCCGCCGGGCAGCTCCACGCAGACGTAAAACGTTCCTTCCGGCGAGATGAAGCGCAGGCCGGACCCGCGCAGCGTCGCCAGCAGCTCGCCGCGGCGCTCGCGATACCACGCGGCGTGTTCGTGCAACGCGCCCGGAGTATGAAAGACGTGCAGCGCCACGTGCTGTGCGAACGTGTCCGCACAGGACGTCGCCCAGGCGTGCACCTTGGTCGCCTGCGCGACGAAATCCGCCGGCCCGAGAATCCATCCGAGCCGCAGCCCCGTGAGCGCGTTGCTCTTGCTCAGCGAGTTCGTGACGATCGTATGCGGATAAATTTGGGCGAAATAGCCCGGGTTCGGCAGATAAGTCTGCTCGCGATAGATCTCGTCGTGCACTACCCAGATCGGCTCGCCGGCGCGGCGCTCCAGCGCGCGCACGAGGCTCTGGGCCGCGGCGGCATCGACGACGCGCGCCGTCGGATTGCAGGGCGAGCAGAGCACGATTGCGCGCGTTCGCTCCAAGATCGCCGCCGCGATGCGCTCAGCATCGAAAGCAAAATCGTCGTCATGGCTCATCGCGACGCTGCGGACCGTCACGCCTTCGAGCGCCGCCATCTTGGCATACGACGGAAACGCCGGCTCGACGATCAGCAGCTCGTCACGCGCCGGATCGAGGAGCGTCTTGAGCGTAGCGTACATGGCCTCTTGCGAGCCGACCGTGACGCAGACGTTCCGGCCGTGCTCCATGCCGGGGTAACTGTAGTGGCGAGCGATGGCGTCGCGCAGCGCCGGGTCGCCGGCGTTGGGCGTGTACTTCAGGCCGTGCTCGGTGACGTGTCGAAGCGCATGTTCCAAATGCTCGGGACGCGGCCGGAGCGACGGCTCGCCGAGGCCCAAGTCGATCGAGGTGGCTCGCTTCTTCGACGCAATCTCGCGGATCAGCGAGGCGCTGATGTCGAGGACACGGGGATTCATAGGGCGAGCTCGTATTCGCGCAGGGCGGCGTTGAGCGACACCTTGAGGTCGGTTGCTTCGCTGCGCGTTCCGACGATCAGTGCGCACTGCGTGGCATACTCTCCAGCTGCGAAGCGCTTCGGCAGCACGCCGGGGATCACGACGGCTCGCGCCGGCACGCGACCCTTGGTGACGGCCGGCTCGCTCCCGCGCACGTCGACGATCGGCGTGCTGGCCGTCAGCACGACGCCGGCGCCGAGCACCGCCTCCTGTTCCACGCGCACGCCCTCGACGATGATGCAGCGAGAGCCGATAAACGCGCCGTCTTCCACGATCACCGGCGCCGCCTGCTGCGGCTCGAGGACGCCTCCGATTCCCACGCCTCCGGAGAGGTGCACGCCGCGACCGATCTGCGCGCAGGATCCGACGGTCGCCCACGTGTCGATCATGCTGTCGTCGCCGACGTAGGCGCCGATGTTCACGAATCCCGGCATCAAGATCACGCCCCGCCCGAGGAAGCTGCCGTAGCGCGCCACTCCCGGGGGAACGCAGCGAACGCCGAGCTTCTTGTAGTTACGCTTGACCCGAAGCTTGTCGTAGAAGACCAGGCCGTCTCCGCGCCGATCGCCCATCCACTCGATCTTGCTCCGTCGGAAATAGAGCAGGATCGCCGCCTTCAACCATGCGTTCGTTACCCAGTCGCCATCCCGCGGCTCGGCAACGCGAACCGCGCCTTCGTCCAGCAGCGCGATCACCCGGTCGACGGCGCGCCCGCTCTGGCCGTGCAGGTCTGCATCCCCGCGCTCCAATGCTGCGATTTGCAGTTGCAGGTGTTCTAGCGTCACGGGGCCACAGCTACGGCGCCGGGTAAGCCTGCCCCCGCCGCGCTCACGCCAAGACTACAGGGGCGGCTATGCCGCGAAGCGCATTATCCTAGCCCTGCAGCGCGAAAGGAGTTTCCGTGCCGAACTCGCCGAGCGACGAACAGAGAATCAACGCCATCCGCTTTCTCGCGGTCGATGCGGTCCAAAAGGCCAACTCCGGCCATCCCGGCATGCCGATGGGGGCGGCGGCGATGGCCTATACGTTATGGACGCGCCACCTGCACTTCAACCCCGAGGATCCGCACTGGTTGAACCGCGACCGCTTCGTCCTCTCCGCCGGGCATGGCTCGATGCTGCTCTACGCTCTGCTCTACCTCACCGGATACGATCTGACGCTCGACGACATCAAGAGCTTTCGTCAGTTGAATAGCAAGACGCCGGGACATCCCGAGGCGGAACGAACGCCCGGGGTCGAGGCGACCACCGGCCCGCTCGGCCAGGGGATCGCCAACGCGCTCGGCATGGCGATCGCCGAAGCGCACCTCGGCGCGGTCTACAATCGCTCCGATCAGCCGATCGTCGACCATTTCACGTACTGCATCTGCGGAGACGGCGACCTGATGGAAGGGATCAGTCAAGAGGCGGTGTCGCTGGCCGGGCACTTGAAGCTCGGGAAGCTGATCGTCTTTTACGACGACAATCTCGTCTCGCTCGCGGGACCGACCGATATCACGCTCACCGACGATCCGGTCGCGCGCTTCGACGCGAGCGGCTGGCACACGCAGCTGATCGACATCGACCATGGCAACGACGTCGCGACGATCGATCAGGCCATCACCGTCGCCAAGAACGTCACGGACCGCCCGTCGTTGATCGCGGTGCGGACCCACATCGGCTACGGTTCGCCGCGCCAAGACAGTTATCTCGCGCACGGCGAGGCGCTCGGCCCCGAGAACGTCAAGAAATCGAAAGAGGAGCTGGGGTGGCCGCTCCAACCCGACTTCTACGTGCCCGAAGATGTCCTGGGCTTCTATCGCGAGATCGGCGCGAAGGGCGCCGAGCTTGAGGCGCGGTGGCAGGCGACGTACGACGTATGGAAGCGCGCGAACTCCGACCTCGGCGCGCAGCTCGAGCGCGCGCTGCGCGAGGAGATCCCCGCGAACCTTCCCTGGCCCACGTTCACGGCCGAGAACGGCAACGTGGCGACGCGCGACGCCGGCGGTGCCGTTATGAACGCGATCGCGCTGGCGCTCCCCGAGCTGGTGGGCGGGTCCGCGGACCTTGATCCCTCGACGAAGACGTACCTCAAGAACTGCGGCGACTTCGAACCCGGCAACTACGCGGGGCGCAACATTCATTACGGCGTGCGCGAGCACGCGATGGTGGCTGCGACGAGCGGCATCTCACTGCACGGTGGCCTGCTGCCATTCGCAGCGACGTTCTTCAATTTTGTCGACTACGCCAAGCCCGCCGTGCGCCTCGCGTGCCTCACGGGAATCCGCTCGATCTACGTGTTTACGCACGACTCCGTCTTCCTCGGAGAGGACGGCCCCACTCACGAGCCGATCGAGCAGCTCGCGACGCTGCGGGCGACGCCCAACTGCTACGCGGTGCGCCCCGCCGACGCGCTCGAGACACTCGAGGCCTGGAAGCTCGCGATCGCGAGCAAGCATTCTCCTTACGCCCTCGTGCTGACGCGGCAGAAGGTGCCGTTCCTGGGAGTGCGCGACGCCGCCGTGAGCAAGGGCGCCTACGTCATCGCCGAGGCCGAGGGCGGCCGGCCCGACCTCATTCTGATCGCGACCGGGTCCGAGGTGGCGCTCGCGATCGACACCAAGAAAATTCTCGATGCCAAGGGCGTCCGCACGCGCGTAGTCTCGATGCCCTGCTGGCGGCTCTTCGACGAGCAGCCGCAGTCGTATAGAGACGAGATACTTCCCCCGTCTATCGGCGCGCGGATGTCGATCGAGGCGGCGGCGACCTTGGGCTGGTCGAAGTACGTGGGCGACCACGGGTTCGCGTTTGGTATCGACGGGTTCGGCCGGTCGGCACCGGCGGCGGCGATCGCGACGGCGTTCGGCTTCACGCCGGAACACGTCGCCGACGTCGCGCTGCAAAAATTCGCTTTAGCCGCTCACTAGGAGACGAACATGGAGAAACAAGTTCGGGAACTGCTCGACGCCGGTCAGAGCGTGTGGATCGACTACCTGCGGCGAAGCATGTTCGCCTCCGGCGAGCTCGCGCGCCTCATCGATCGGGGCGTGCGCGGGATGACGAGCAATCCGACGATCTTCGAGAAGGCCATCGGCGCCGGCAACGATTACGACGAGCAGCTCGCAACGCTGATCGGGTCGGAGAAGAACGCCGACGCGCTGTTCTGGGATCTGGCGGTCGCGGACATCCAAAGCGCCTGCGACGCGTTCGCGCCGGTCCACGCGTCTTCGGGCGGCAACGACGGATTCGTGAGCCTCGAGGTCTCGCCGCTGCTCGCCCACGATACCGCGGGCACGATCGCCATGGTCGAAGAGCTCTGGAAGCGAGTGAGCCGGCCGAACGTGATGATCAAGATCCCGGGCACCAAGGAGGGGCTGCCTGCGATCGAAGAGTCGATCTACCGCGGATACAACATCAACGTCACGCTCGTGTTTTCGGTCGAGATGTACGAGCGCGCGGCCCGCGCATACGTCAAGGGCTTGGAGCGCCGCGTAGCCGAGGGTAAGCCGATCGACAAGATTCGCTCGGTCAACTCGGTCTTCGTGAGCCGAATCGACACTGCGATCGACAAGCTGCTGCAAGACCGCATTGCCAAGGGCGAAAAGCTCGAGCCTCTGCTCGGCAAGACCGGCATCGCCGGCCTAAAGCTGACCTATCAAAAGTTCAAGGAGATCTTCGTCGGCGACGACTTCGCCCCGCTTCGTGCAAAGGGCGCCGCGGTCCAGCGCCCGCTGTGGGCCTCGACCTCCACGAAGAATCCGCACTATCCCGACCTCATGTACGTCGAAAACGTGGTGGGACGCGACACCGTCAACACGATGCCGCCGCCGACGTTCGATGCATTGATCGACCACGGAAAGATCGCTCCCGACACCGTCGAGAGCGATCTGCGCGGCGCCGCCGACGTGATGCGCGCGCTGCAGGACGCGAAGATCTCGCTCTTCGACGTGACGCACCAGCTGCAGGTCGAGGGCGTCACGCTCTTCTCGGATTCGTTCGCGGCGCTGCTCGGGGCGATCGTCTACAAGCAGAAGCTCCTCGAGTCGGGCGGCGCCGAACGCGTGCGGCTCTCGCTGGGAACGTCGCAGCCGGCCTATGACTCCGCGCTCGCGCGCCTCGCCGAGGCCGACTTCCTCAAACGTCTTTGGGCGCACGACGCCGCGCTCTGGTCGAGCGATCCCGATGCTGTGGCGATCATCAAGAAGTCGCTGGGATGGCTCGACATTCAACAGCACATGCTGGAAGAGGTTCCGGGGCTCAAGTCTTTTGCCAACGAATCGCGCGAGAGCTTCGGTTTCGCGGTCGTCTGTGGCATGGGGGGCAGCTCGCTCGCACCTGACATCCTCGCCGACACGTTCGGCACGTACGACGGCTACCCCGAGCTGCACGTGCTCGACTCGACTTCTCCGCAACAGATCAAGGAGCTCGAGGGCCAAATTCACATCCCTCACACGATGTTCATCATCTCGAGCAAGAGCGGCACGACGACCGAGCCGAACGCGTTCTACGCGTATTTTCACGAGAAGGTGTCCAAGCAGGTGGGCTCGTCCGTCGCGGGGCGGAACTTCGTCGCGATCACCGACCCCGGAACCACGCTCGACAAGGAGGCTCAGGAGGCGTCGTTCCGCGCCGACTTCGAGAACGACCCGAACATCGGCGGCCGTTACTCGGCGCTCTCGTTCGTCGGCATCGCGCCGGCCGCAATCGCCGGTTACAACGTCAACCTGCTGCTCGATCGCGCGCTCGGCGCGATGCACGCCAACGACCGTAGCGTCGATCCGCGCACGGCTCCGGGCGTGCGGTTCGGCGCCGCGATCGGCGGCCTGGCGGTAAACGGGCGCGACAAGCTCACGATCGTCACGCATCCCGACGTGAAGGCGTTCGGCGCATGGGCGGAACAGCTCATCGCAGAATCGACGGGTAAGCTCGGCAAGGGAATCGTCCCGATTGAGGGCGAGTCGCTCGGCCCGCCAGACGTTTACTCCGACGATCGCGTTTTCGTCTACGTCGGCGCCAATCTGCCCGCGCCCGACGCTGGAGTCGACGAGAAGCTCAAGGCCCTCGAATCGGCCGGTCACCCGGTGATTCGCCTCGCGATGAACGACCGCTACGATCTCGGCGAGCAGTTCTACCTCTGGGAGATCGCGGTGGCGGCTGCCGGCGTGATCCTCGGCATCAACGCGTTCGATCAGCCGAACGTGCAAGAGTCGAAAGACAACACGGTCGCGCTGCTCGCGCAGTACGCGAAGAACGGCAGCTTCGACGAGCCGAAGGCGGACGTCCAGGGCCAGGACTTCGACGTCACCTATCTCTCCGGAAGTC
It encodes:
- the ftcD gene encoding glutamate formimidoyltransferase → MKAAPLFEIVPNLSEGRDAATIDAAAAAVSRTGARLIDRSSDAMHHRSVLTIVGSAEQVLDAAVALAGIALDRIDLRAHRGAHPRTGALDVLPFVPLAGAGLPEAAALAHRAGAEIWRRYRIPSFYYGAAALRGERTLLPDIRRNADWLPDEGDVTRHYSAGAIVIGARELLIAFNVELKSDDLGAAVQIARTVRGRDGGLRSLRALAFPRGEGRVQVSLNVTDYAATPLYRVVELIRGLAAERGIEVLGCELVGCLPWGAVEATAAYYLGVSNL
- a CDS encoding pitrilysin family protein; translation: MILRTTPLIALLLAVALPQAAAAQNGPGDTGVFTTTLHNGLRVVVVEDRAAPVVQTGVWYGFGSLHETPGKTGLAHALEHMLFRGTPEISSGGLDDVVARLGAQMNGETNYDYTQFYFMMPADKIDVALYIDADRMQHAALRASDWAIERNAVLNEIDGDASSPFFNLLARVREAAFPGQPSGRTPLGNREDVARATVADIARYYQEWYAPNNATLVIAGDVNHVTAFAKAQRYFGAIPAKRLPAWSKANPVAARGQTVEAQFPFPFEILDLAYSIPGDVQRGEPAVSTLATLIENQRSPFYRALVEGNVALVIEANADTQLRGGLLHVFVVLNPGHSGAEAQSVFQSTLNSVLQNGFDPDLVVAAKRLTLAERLFSANSIGGIGDLAGYTYGIVGEKIADEDSRLAALTGSDLLAATRTYLSRPTVVGHLTPNESPPHGNSEKSNAAASDDFSKRVPNGPIVQQAWIAKAVRTPTTARSVLQPTAFTLSNGLHVIVQTKADRPTFVLRGEIASSPAFELPGKQGIIRLASSVADYGSANYPFALRRKATDEMGALVETGREFSAQGEMRDFEQIVTIVADGEEHPTFADPWLGIERSQLANSLQSEAQISGVLIDRAYDRLLLASDDPSLRQPTAPTVAGITRDDLLAYTKAYWRPDLTTIAVVGNVTPQRVRSILESAFGSWQAEGPRPNPHLMALPPASTGHDYIGTAANQVYIRLGQPAISRSNRDYDTFLVLNQILGGAGAFESRLWQELRQKRGLVYGVSSELDADADRGDFRVELNASPDRVVAAVALVRRELERLQNEPVSETELREAKARLVGNALLDEASSNGQAKQLIDIAVNDLPLDYYRTLNERFSQITAADVQRIARAYLRPDRLVEVYAGPSGPWAYHTI
- a CDS encoding NAD-dependent succinate-semialdehyde dehydrogenase; this translates as MIVTIDPTTGDVIERIPPMDAVQIDARLGAAARAARAWATEPFENRAALLRDVARRLRDESESLAVTAVHEMGKPIVQARAEVEKCAWACDYFSEHGADMLAPQNAPSNAARSYVAFRPLGVLLAIMPWNFPYWQVFRAAAPALMAGNTLLLKHAANTTRCALEIERVFRDAAAPEGVFGVLLARGEEIDKLVADPRIAAVTLTGSERAGVAVASAAGEALKKCVLELGGSDPFVVFSDADLDAAATAAVKARFQNNGESCIAAKRFIVEAPVYDQFLKRFVERAAAQVVGNPMEERVQIGPCARADLRETVHEQASESVAQGARCALGGKPRGGRGFFYEPTIVADVVAGMRMFDEEVFGPAAAVVRAHDRDDALALANRSSFGLGSSVWTSDVAAAENFGARIEAGAVFINGMVASDPRLPFGGVKKSGYGRELSAFGIHEFVNIQTVWIGGL
- a CDS encoding pyridoxal phosphate-dependent aminotransferase — protein: MNPRVLDISASLIREIASKKRATSIDLGLGEPSLRPRPEHLEHALRHVTEHGLKYTPNAGDPALRDAIARHYSYPGMEHGRNVCVTVGSQEAMYATLKTLLDPARDELLIVEPAFPSYAKMAALEGVTVRSVAMSHDDDFAFDAERIAAAILERTRAIVLCSPCNPTARVVDAAAAQSLVRALERRAGEPIWVVHDEIYREQTYLPNPGYFAQIYPHTIVTNSLSKSNALTGLRLGWILGPADFVAQATKVHAWATSCADTFAQHVALHVFHTPGALHEHAAWYRERRGELLATLRGSGLRFISPEGTFYVCVELPGGTRSHRVAEELIERHDVVAIPGIAFGQSLEGWLRLSWVEPADCVRAGILRIADYCASLQLLS
- a CDS encoding 2,3,4,5-tetrahydropyridine-2,6-dicarboxylate N-succinyltransferase, whose product is MERGDADLHGQSGRAVDRVIALLDEGAVRVAEPRDGDWVTNAWLKAAILLYFRRSKIEWMGDRRGDGLVFYDKLRVKRNYKKLGVRCVPPGVARYGSFLGRGVILMPGFVNIGAYVGDDSMIDTWATVGSCAQIGRGVHLSGGVGIGGVLEPQQAAPVIVEDGAFIGSRCIIVEGVRVEQEAVLGAGVVLTASTPIVDVRGSEPAVTKGRVPARAVVIPGVLPKRFAAGEYATQCALIVGTRSEATDLKVSLNAALREYELAL
- the tkt gene encoding transketolase gives rise to the protein MPNSPSDEQRINAIRFLAVDAVQKANSGHPGMPMGAAAMAYTLWTRHLHFNPEDPHWLNRDRFVLSAGHGSMLLYALLYLTGYDLTLDDIKSFRQLNSKTPGHPEAERTPGVEATTGPLGQGIANALGMAIAEAHLGAVYNRSDQPIVDHFTYCICGDGDLMEGISQEAVSLAGHLKLGKLIVFYDDNLVSLAGPTDITLTDDPVARFDASGWHTQLIDIDHGNDVATIDQAITVAKNVTDRPSLIAVRTHIGYGSPRQDSYLAHGEALGPENVKKSKEELGWPLQPDFYVPEDVLGFYREIGAKGAELEARWQATYDVWKRANSDLGAQLERALREEIPANLPWPTFTAENGNVATRDAGGAVMNAIALALPELVGGSADLDPSTKTYLKNCGDFEPGNYAGRNIHYGVREHAMVAATSGISLHGGLLPFAATFFNFVDYAKPAVRLACLTGIRSIYVFTHDSVFLGEDGPTHEPIEQLATLRATPNCYAVRPADALETLEAWKLAIASKHSPYALVLTRQKVPFLGVRDAAVSKGAYVIAEAEGGRPDLILIATGSEVALAIDTKKILDAKGVRTRVVSMPCWRLFDEQPQSYRDEILPPSIGARMSIEAAATLGWSKYVGDHGFAFGIDGFGRSAPAAAIATAFGFTPEHVADVALQKFALAAH